A portion of the Stigmatella aurantiaca DW4/3-1 genome contains these proteins:
- the nadE gene encoding NAD(+) synthase, whose product MRLIKVGLASVNTTVGAFSRNVDRALTLARRMAAEDVTLGLFQEQLIGGYPAEDLVQWQGFIDHQWPELERFARETAALSTVFVLGVAVAHQGLRLNCAAVVAAGHVLGLVPKEKLPTYNIFYEGRTYSRGYPGMAEVHRGVPLGDYLFRFDFGVLAPEVCEDIWSADGPQRRRTYSGAELVVNLSASPFRLGFVDTRRELLATRAADHQCTIAYANALGSNDGIIFDGGGFLNQNGRSILETPRFQEGFTSAVVDLERTMRLRAENTTWRSDREEWVADGGKLVPILDCMGILQTRREKLAYPSPPHRSFFLPGPDQRRPAREALCEDILDALALGVGDYFEKTRAFKVIGVSLSGGRDSLLTLLIAHRYAKRVRPDNPGSLLQAFYMPSRYSSDTTRDAAETITRELGVPFQVIPIEEAFDRELAVVKQMLGDKAVTHLTEQNIQARLRAQRMWNWSNSSSGLFLQTGNMSEKAVGYTTIGGDLMGALAVIANVPKTVVMYLLDYLQEKTGYEGIRKVLSKPAGPELAHNQVGEEELMPFPILDACFYLFAGEKLVPAELVQALTSMFPEVEPSQIKVYVEKFVRLFLQSIYKWVQSPLSLHIGNLDLDRERALQMPVVTASDWTRD is encoded by the coding sequence ATGCGGCTGATCAAGGTAGGGCTGGCCAGCGTCAACACCACGGTGGGCGCATTCTCCCGGAACGTAGACCGCGCGCTCACGCTGGCGCGGCGGATGGCCGCCGAGGATGTCACCCTCGGCCTCTTCCAGGAGCAGCTCATTGGCGGCTATCCGGCCGAGGACCTGGTCCAGTGGCAGGGTTTCATCGACCACCAGTGGCCGGAGCTGGAGCGGTTCGCGCGTGAGACGGCCGCGCTGTCCACCGTCTTCGTCCTGGGCGTGGCGGTGGCCCACCAGGGGCTGCGGCTCAACTGCGCGGCCGTCGTGGCGGCGGGCCACGTGCTGGGGCTCGTGCCCAAGGAGAAGCTGCCCACCTACAACATCTTCTATGAGGGGCGGACCTATTCGCGCGGCTACCCGGGCATGGCGGAGGTGCATCGCGGCGTTCCCCTGGGCGACTACCTCTTCCGATTCGACTTCGGCGTCCTGGCGCCGGAGGTGTGCGAGGACATCTGGAGCGCGGATGGCCCGCAGCGCCGCCGGACGTACTCTGGCGCCGAGCTGGTGGTGAACCTGTCGGCCTCGCCCTTCCGGCTGGGGTTCGTGGACACGCGGCGCGAGCTGCTCGCCACGCGCGCCGCGGACCACCAATGCACCATCGCCTACGCCAACGCCCTGGGCAGCAATGACGGCATCATCTTCGATGGCGGGGGCTTCCTGAACCAGAACGGCCGCTCCATCCTGGAGACGCCGCGTTTTCAGGAAGGCTTCACCTCGGCGGTGGTGGACCTGGAGCGCACCATGCGCCTGCGCGCGGAGAACACCACCTGGCGCAGTGACCGCGAGGAGTGGGTGGCCGATGGCGGGAAGCTGGTGCCCATTCTGGACTGCATGGGCATCCTCCAGACGCGGCGCGAGAAGCTCGCGTATCCGTCGCCTCCGCACCGCAGCTTCTTCCTGCCTGGGCCCGACCAGCGCCGCCCCGCCCGGGAGGCCCTGTGCGAGGACATCCTGGACGCGCTGGCGCTGGGCGTGGGCGACTACTTCGAGAAGACGCGTGCCTTCAAGGTCATTGGCGTCTCCCTGTCCGGTGGCCGGGACTCGCTGCTCACGCTGCTCATCGCCCACCGGTACGCGAAGCGGGTTCGTCCCGACAACCCGGGCTCGCTCCTGCAAGCCTTCTACATGCCCAGCCGCTACTCCAGCGACACCACGCGCGACGCCGCGGAGACCATCACCCGGGAGCTGGGCGTGCCCTTCCAGGTGATCCCCATCGAGGAGGCCTTCGATCGCGAGCTGGCCGTCGTCAAGCAGATGCTCGGGGACAAGGCCGTCACCCACCTCACCGAACAGAACATCCAGGCGCGCTTGCGCGCCCAGCGCATGTGGAACTGGTCCAACTCCAGCAGTGGCCTGTTCCTCCAGACGGGGAACATGAGCGAGAAGGCCGTGGGCTACACCACCATCGGAGGCGACTTGATGGGGGCGCTGGCCGTCATCGCCAACGTGCCCAAGACAGTGGTCATGTACCTGCTGGACTACCTCCAGGAGAAGACGGGCTACGAGGGCATCCGCAAGGTGTTGTCCAAGCCCGCCGGGCCGGAACTGGCGCACAACCAGGTGGGCGAGGAGGAGCTGATGCCCTTTCCCATCCTCGATGCGTGCTTCTACCTCTTCGCGGGTGAGAAGCTGGTCCCCGCGGAGCTGGTGCAGGCCCTCACCTCCATGTTCCCCGAGGTGGAACCCTCGCAGATCAAGGTCTACGTGGAGAAGTTCGTCCGCCTCTTCCTCCAGTCCATCTACAAGTGGGTGCAGTCGCCGCTGTCGCTTCACATCGGCAACCTGGACCTGGACCGCGAACGCGCGTTGCAGATGCCCGTGGTCACCGCGTCCGACTGGACGCGCGATTAG
- a CDS encoding hemolysin family protein produces MLVLANGIFAGAEIAIISLRKTRLRELVEAGSSSAPAVLALRDDPERFLATVQIGISVVGATAAAFGGASIAKRLAPVLEQLGVSATAAEEVALGLVVVLVSFLSLVLGELVPKSLALQYAERYALLIAPVLRTLSRLMKPVVWFLTFSSNLVLRFFGDKTNFSESRLSAEELQQLVEEAARSGTVDPRTGDIASRAFELAGLTAFEVMVPRARIVALPRHAPQEELQRVLLEEGHSRLPVYEGALDNIVGYVIAQDLLGMAFEKQLILLEDVLRPAYFVPEATRALDLLRQLQARRCPMAIVVDEQGGLSGLVTTEDLVEELVGELFNEDDTPPDLLLREDNGTMMVDGTAPIRDVNRSLGLDLPEGDSWSTVGGLCMSLAGAIPTSHTRLPLPDGTVLEVVEASARRVKRVRIHPAPPSPAAPAS; encoded by the coding sequence CTGCTCGTGCTGGCCAACGGAATCTTCGCGGGGGCGGAGATCGCCATCATCTCCCTGCGGAAGACCCGGCTGCGCGAGTTGGTGGAGGCCGGCAGCAGTTCGGCCCCGGCCGTGCTCGCGCTCCGGGATGACCCGGAGCGCTTCCTGGCCACGGTCCAGATCGGCATCAGCGTGGTGGGGGCCACCGCGGCGGCCTTCGGCGGCGCGTCCATCGCCAAGCGGCTGGCCCCGGTGCTCGAGCAGCTCGGGGTCAGCGCCACGGCCGCCGAGGAGGTGGCGCTCGGGCTCGTGGTGGTGCTCGTCTCGTTTCTGTCCCTGGTGTTGGGCGAGCTGGTTCCCAAGTCGCTGGCGCTCCAGTACGCCGAGCGCTACGCGCTGCTCATCGCGCCCGTACTCCGCACCCTGTCTCGGTTGATGAAGCCCGTGGTGTGGTTTCTCACCTTCAGCTCCAACCTCGTGCTGCGCTTCTTCGGGGACAAGACCAACTTCAGCGAGTCGCGCCTGTCCGCCGAGGAGCTTCAGCAACTCGTGGAGGAAGCGGCCCGGAGCGGGACGGTGGACCCTCGCACCGGAGACATCGCCTCACGCGCCTTCGAGCTCGCGGGGCTGACGGCCTTCGAGGTCATGGTGCCCCGCGCGCGCATCGTCGCGCTGCCGCGGCATGCCCCCCAAGAGGAGCTTCAGCGCGTGCTGCTGGAAGAGGGGCACTCGCGGCTGCCCGTCTATGAAGGGGCCTTGGACAACATCGTCGGTTACGTCATCGCCCAGGACCTGCTGGGCATGGCCTTCGAGAAGCAGCTCATCCTCCTGGAAGACGTGCTGCGCCCCGCGTATTTCGTGCCGGAAGCGACGCGGGCGCTGGACCTGCTGCGCCAGCTTCAAGCGCGGCGCTGCCCCATGGCCATCGTCGTCGACGAGCAAGGGGGGCTCTCCGGCCTGGTCACCACGGAGGACCTCGTCGAGGAACTCGTGGGCGAGCTCTTCAATGAGGACGACACGCCCCCCGACCTGCTGCTCCGGGAGGACAATGGGACGATGATGGTGGATGGAACAGCCCCCATCCGGGACGTGAACCGCTCACTGGGGCTCGATTTGCCGGAGGGCGACAGCTGGTCCACCGTGGGCGGGCTCTGCATGTCCCTGGCGGGTGCCATTCCCACCTCGCACACCCGGCTGCCCTTGCCCGATGGCACCGTGCTGGAGGTGGTCGAGGCCTCTGCCCGCCGCGTCAAGCGCGTCCGGATCCACCCTGCGCCGCCGTCCCCCGCCGCGCCCGCCTCCTGA
- a CDS encoding outer membrane protein yields MKAKILTGAVAALLYSGAALAGDGKDCPPGYEKKDTQASIMGSPTVMDESATVIETEPVEGSIGGSGQAGIEHEGLKASDQALLDSQSSVKTEQGEVLLRCEPVSGTGGSGSSWDSTGGSGIQSEPLREPQLTPPPEQQVAPPPPPPSSAAFTPTVDVDENDVARREKKESGANMRGLTLMVGGGVEGYTGSLAPAIDPGAAYGVTAAIKPSKVFGIELGYSGAVNNVSDSAFAASSGPDIVRNGGQAAATFGLTATPVQPYVLGGIGISDYNFRGTGGGFRDDTVGNVPVGAGLRTHFGDFTADLRANYNFLFDQDFASVDDGLNGNGRYSGTLNIGGTF; encoded by the coding sequence ATGAAAGCGAAGATTCTGACGGGCGCGGTTGCCGCGCTTCTCTACAGCGGTGCGGCCCTGGCGGGAGACGGCAAGGACTGCCCCCCGGGTTACGAGAAGAAGGACACCCAAGCGAGCATCATGGGCTCGCCGACGGTGATGGATGAAAGCGCGACGGTCATCGAGACCGAGCCAGTGGAAGGCTCCATCGGTGGCAGCGGCCAGGCCGGAATCGAGCACGAGGGCCTCAAGGCCAGCGATCAGGCCCTTCTGGACTCTCAGTCTTCGGTGAAGACCGAGCAAGGAGAGGTGCTGTTGCGGTGCGAGCCCGTGAGCGGCACGGGGGGCAGCGGCAGCTCGTGGGACAGCACGGGCGGCAGCGGCATCCAGAGCGAGCCTTTGCGGGAGCCGCAGTTGACGCCGCCTCCGGAGCAGCAGGTCGCCCCGCCCCCGCCGCCTCCGAGCAGCGCGGCCTTCACGCCGACCGTGGACGTCGATGAGAACGACGTGGCGCGGAGGGAGAAGAAGGAGTCGGGGGCCAACATGCGCGGCCTCACCCTGATGGTCGGCGGCGGCGTGGAGGGTTACACCGGCTCGCTGGCACCCGCGATTGATCCCGGCGCCGCCTACGGTGTGACGGCCGCCATCAAGCCATCCAAGGTGTTTGGCATCGAGCTGGGCTACAGCGGCGCCGTGAACAACGTGTCCGACAGCGCTTTTGCGGCCTCGAGCGGTCCGGACATCGTGCGCAACGGTGGCCAGGCGGCCGCGACGTTCGGCCTGACCGCGACGCCGGTTCAGCCCTACGTGCTGGGCGGCATCGGCATCAGCGACTACAACTTCCGTGGCACCGGCGGAGGCTTCCGGGATGACACGGTGGGCAACGTGCCGGTGGGCGCCGGTCTCCGGACGCACTTCGGTGACTTCACCGCCGACCTGCGGGCCAACTACAACTTCCTGTTCGACCAGGACTTCGCCAGCGTGGACGATGGTCTCAACGGGAACGGCCGTTACTCCGGCACGCTGAACATCGGCGGTACGTTCTAG